One Brassica napus cultivar Da-Ae chromosome C2, Da-Ae, whole genome shotgun sequence DNA window includes the following coding sequences:
- the LOC111203255 gene encoding uncharacterized protein LOC111203255 gives MAGKVYMVMALIMMGFVLQACNGMKPDVYDGEDSKPTEDSRFFCFRNCSIRCGKQNKPCYEDCLPKCGLPRRHAKPTTSSSPSSTV, from the coding sequence ATGGCGGGAAAAGTGTATATGGTCATGGCATTGATAATGATGGGGTTTGTTTTACAAGCATGCAATGGAATGAAACCTGATGTTTATGATGGTGAGGATAGCAAGCCAACAGAGGATTCAAGATTCTTTTGCTTCAGAAATTGTTCCATTAGATGTGgcaaacaaaacaaaccttGTTATGAAGATTGTTTGCCAAAATGTGGTCTACCAAGACGACATGCTAAACCAACAACATCTTCATCACCTTCCTCTACCGTTTGA
- the LOC106382537 gene encoding UMP-CMP kinase 3, translating to MGSVVDAANKEVNGTSSAKKPTVIFVLGGPGSGKGTQCAYIVEHFGYTHLSAGDLLRAEIKSGSENGTMIQNMIKEGKIVPSEVTIKLLQKAIQENGNDKFLIDGFPRNEENRAAFEKVTEIEPKFVLFFDCPEEEMERRLLGRNQGREDDNIETIRKRFKVFLESSLPVIQYYEAKGKVRKIHAAKPIDDVFQEVKAVFSPEAEKVAA from the exons ATGGGATCCGTTGTTGATGCTGCAAACAAG GAGGTAAATGGAACCTCAAGTGCAAAGAAACCAACTGTTATTTTTGTCCTGG GTGGTCCAGGCAGTGGGAAAGGTACACAGTGTGCCTATATCGTTGAGCATTTTGGTTACACACATCTCAGTGCTGGAGACCTTCTCAGGGCTGAGATTAAATCAGGTTCTGAAAACGG AACAATGATCCAGAACATGATTAAAGAAGGGAAGATTGTGCCTTCTGAGGTTACAATCAAGCTTCTCCAGAAAGCAATTCAGGAAAACGGGAATGACAAGTTCCTCATTGATGGTTTCCCTCGTAATGAGGAGAACCGAGCAGCATTTGAAAAAGTT ACTGAGATTGAACCAAAGTTTGTCTTGTTCTTTGATTGTCCTGAGGAAGAGATGGAGAGACGCTTATTAGGACGTAACCAG GGGAGAGAGGATGACAATATTGAGACTATAAGGAAGCGTTTCAAGGTGTTTCTTGAGTCTAGCTTACCAGTGATTCAGTACTATGAAGCTAAGGGGAAAGTTAGGAAG ATTCATGCCGCAAAGCCCATTGATGATGTGTTTCAGGAGGTGAAGGCAGTGTTTTCTCCTGAAGCTGAGAAG GTTGCAGCCTAG
- the LOC111202744 gene encoding uncharacterized protein LOC111202744: MAGKVYMVMAIIMMGFVLQACNGMNVDVDDGDDIKPTQDSRFFCFRVCSINCGKQNKPCYQECLPKCGLPRRLAKPTTSPSSPSSTV; the protein is encoded by the coding sequence ATGGCGGGAAAAGTGTATATGGTCATGGCAATAATAATGATGGGGTTTGTTTTACAAGCATGCAATGGAATGAATGTTGAtgttgatgatggtgatgatatCAAGCCAACACAAGATTCAAGATTCTTTTGCTTCAGAGTATGTTCCATTAATTGTGGCAAACAAAACAAGCCTTGTTACCAAGAATGTTTGCCAAAATGTGGTCTCCCACGACGACTTGCTAAACCAACAACATCTCCATCATCACCGTCCTCCACCGTTTGa